GTACAAGTTATTGGAACTTCGGAACCGGTAAAACGGAAGTCTACCCTTATTTCGGCTTTGGTATAGGGGGCTTCAAGTAATGTTTTTACAAAGTAATCCTGAATATGATTTACAGGACGTATAAGCAGATAAACATCACGGAAGATGCCGGTCATACGGAATTTATCCTGGTCTTCTAAGTAACTTCCGTCACACCATTTTAATACGACTACGGTTAAATCATTATTGCCGGACTTTAGGTAAGGGGTAATGTCAAATTCGCTGGTAGAATGGGATACTTGACTATAGCCGACGAGTGTCTGATTCACATAGACATAAAAGCAGGAGTCTACACCTTCAAAATTTAAGTAATGCTTGTAAGTATGTAATTCTTGTGTAATAGAAAGAGTTCTATGATAAACGCAGGTCGGATTTTCAGCCGGTACATAAGGTGGGTCATAAGGAAAAGGAAATCTAACATTGGTGTATTGATGACGGTCATAACCATAATTTTGAATACAGCCAGGTACCGGTATTGTGTCATATTTGTCATAGCGGTAATCCGGGGCAGTAAAATCCTCTACTTCAAAAGGGGTGTTATAGAAGCGGAAATCCCAATCTCCACTTAATAACTGTACCCTAGAGCTGTCTTTTATTTCTCCCGGAGCATAAGGAATATAGTAGCTGCGATTTTCTTCACAGCCTTTATGAAGCACTTTGGTGTCCTCATAATATTTTGGTAAGTTAAGTTCTGATTTCAACATGAATACTCCTTTCAATATGATAATTCTAAGGAATTGCATAAGCATAAAATTGTTTTCTGTAATGAATATATCAAAAAACAATCCATATTTCTATACATAAAATTTATGTTCACATGCACAAAGTTTTCAAATTGACAGAATTAAGTAAAAGATTTATGATATAGCTTATATAGTCATTTGCGATACTGTTTTTTTCTGTTTTGAAACCATCAGATTCACCAAAAAGGGTTCCGATGCAGTGGCAAGCCGCCCTTATTTTAATGATTTTGCCCACTTCCAATCGCCACCTATTTCGCAAAGGTCTAATTATAACGGATAAGTTCACAGGAGGAAGTAGTATGTTAACAGTTGTTGGATATTACGACTGGCAATCCAATGAAAAATCTGTATCGGAAGAAGAGTTTTTTGTACATTGCTGCGGAAGATATAAATTGGTACGAACAGAGCGGTTCCAGACAGAACGCCCTCAGGGTGCTGCGAATTACCAGTTAATCTATATTGCAGACGGGAGCGCCAGATTTATGATGGATGGTAAGCTGTATACACTGGAAAAGGGGAATTGTATACTGTACCGCCCAGGTGAGGCACAGTACTATTATTATCATTTGGAAGAACACCCGGACATTTATTGGGTTCATTTCTCCTGTCATGAAGGATGTGCCCTTTTAGAACAATTGAACTTTCAGGAGGGGAATATCTACAATGTAGGAATTCATAACAGTTATATCCACTTGTTTGATAATATAATACAAGAGCTCCAGCTAAAACAGCCTTTTTGTGAAGAGCAGCTAAAATTGATGATACAGCAGCTGCTTTTAAAGATGGGAAGAAATCGGATGATACAGAATAATCTATTTGAGAATTATAACAAGGAGGTAGAAGAAGCCATACGTTTGTTCCACCTTGCTCCAGAAAAGGATTATACCATAAAAGAGTTTACAAGAGAGAGGGGACTTAATTACTATAGATTTATAGATACATTTACAAAATATGTGGGGATGTCGCCAAGACAGTATATCATTAATATACGCATGACGACCGCCAAGGAGTTATTAACCAACTCCTTGTTTCAGATTTCTGAAGTGGCGCAGTTAACCGGTTATGATAATCCTTTATACTTTAGCAGATTGTTTAAGAAGACATGGGGCGTATCACCTACAGAATATCGTAATATAAGCGGCAAGGCGTAATTATAAGATGCGGTATTTACCAGGGGTGATGCCGTATCTTTTTTTAAAGAGGCGGGAGAAGGATACTTTATCTCCAAAACCGCATTTTATACTGATTTCCTGAAGAGAGTCTTTGGTATATTTTAATTGTCTGCAAGCCAATGCAAGACGGCAATTTATAACATATTCTATTGGTGACATACTGCATATATCATGAAATATTCGGGTATATTGCCGTTCTGACAGACAGGCCATAGAGGAAAGGAGGGACAATGTTATCTTTTCTGTATAATTCTCATGTATATAAGTTAAGGTGTGTAAAAACTCCGGCAACTTTAAAGAGGAACTGGTAATATTTGGTGAAAAATTTCTTGCTAAAAACGTAATAAGAGTTAGAAAATAGGCTTTAATAACCACCTTATATCCAGGCTTTTTTTCCAACCATTCTTCTAATAGAAATTCACACAATTGGAGAGCTTGCTGATATTTTAACTCATCCAGTTTCATAAAACTGTTATAATCATGCTGGTATTTTTCAAAGGGCTGTAACACAAAAAGTGCCTGAAAGCCAGACAGTTTTTCTAAGTCCGTATCCATCAGCAATAATTTATCCAAATCAAATTTAAAGTTAAATAGTTTTAGATGATCGACCTGTGCAAGTTCATGCACATAAGAAGGCATAATAACCAGTACATCTCCTTTTGATATGTGATATGTTTTACCTTCAACAATATGGTCAGCACTTCCGCCGATGATAATCTCAAGTTCTATAAAATTGTGACTGTGACCGGAACAGGGACGAGTATGCATCCCTTTATCCATTTGAAAAGGAAAATCAATTCCTGCAAATTCTAAGAGGCTGTATTCTTTCATAATGTCTGGATTGTATAACAAAATGTCTGGATTGTCAACTGATAAAGACATTAAGATATGTTACCATGGAAATATAAGAAAGCAGGAACGGTGTGTCTATTTGGTACACGACAGTCTTGTCTTCTAAAAATTGCTCAAGGTATTATATAGAAAGGATGCCGCACATAACAACCTTTGGAGAAGCAGCCGGCGGCATTATGGAGGTAAGCATGGATAAATTGCAGTATCTACAAGAAATTGAAGAAGTGATTAAGGAAGGAAAGTTTAAAGACACCTGGGAATCTTTATCTGGGTACCGGATACCCGAATGGTATCGGAAAGCAAAATTTGGAATATTCATTCATTGGGGAATCTATTCCGTTCCGGCCTTTGGAAGTGAATGGTATTCCAGAAATATGTATATTGAAGGATCTAAGGAGTTTGAACATCATATTAAGACTTATGGAGAACACAAGAAATTCGGGTATAAGGATTTTATCCCCATGTTTCAGGCACAACATTTTAAAGCAGAGGAATGGGCGGAATTATTTGAAAAATCCGGTGCCAGATATGTGGTTCCAGTAGCCGAGCATCATGACGGCTTTCAGATGTATAAAAGTGAACTGTCTAGGTATAATGCCGCAGAGATGGGGCCTAAAAAGGATATATTGGGAGAATTAAAGTTAGAATTTGAAAAGCATAATCTTACGCTATGTGCCTCCTCACACAGGGTAGAGCATTGGTTTTTTATGGGGCATGGAAAAGAGTTTGAAAGTGATATAAAAGAACCTTTGGTTTGTGGTGATTTCTATTGGCCTGCAATGCCTGAACCGAATCATCATGACCTTTTCAGTACAGCACCCACGAAAGAATTTTTAGAGGACTGGTTACTTCGAACCTGTGAGCTTGTAGACTGCTATAAGCCAAAACTTGTTTATTTTGACTGGTGGATACAGCATGAGGCAGTAAAACCCTATCTAAAAAAATTCGCGGCATATTATTATAACCGGGCAATTGAATGGGGAATGGAAGTTGTAATTAACTATAAACATGATGCGTTTATGTTCGGATGTGCTGTGGTTGACATTGAACGGGGACAATTTGCAGAACAAAAGCCATACTATTGGCAGACGGATACGGCTGTAGCCAGAAACTCATGGTGTTACACAGAAAATAATACGTACAAAACAGCTAGAGAGATAATTTGTGATTTGGTAGATATAGTCAGTAAAAACGGTAATCTTCTTCTTAATATCGGACCGAGGGCGGATGGTACTATACCAAAAGAGGATAAGAGCATATTGTTAGAAATCGGGGAATGGCTCGCTGTGAACGGGGAGGCTATTTATGATAGTAATATATGGCGGATTGCAGGAGAAGGTCCAACCGTAATAGAAGAAGGACAGTTTACGGATAGTAAATCCAAAGTATTTACTTCCAGAGATATCCGCTTTACCGTAAAGGGCAGCTATTTGTATGCATTTGTTCTAAAATATCCGAAAGACGGTATTGTTACCATAGAGGCGCTGGGTGATAAAGATGCTGCCAGGCTGCCCCACTTTCATGGGATTATCAGAGGGATTGAGATTTTAGGCACGAGCAGTAAACCGGAATGGAAGCGTACTACAGACGGGTTAATAATCTATGGTGATATTATAAATACGGATAAGCCGGTGGTGATGAGAATACTTATAGACTAAGGCTTAGAACCCAATGATAACAGTCAAAAAGGGAAAGGTGTAATATAGTAGCCTTTATTCAATGCAGATGAATCAACTACTTTGAATAAAGGCTTGTGAAATATCTTACCGGTTGTGAAGATAACAGCAGGTAAGATGATCATTTACGATTCCTACAGCCTGCATAAAGGCATAAATAATGGTCGTTCCTACAAATTTAAAGCCCAGTTTTTTTAAGTCACGGCTAATCGTATCCGATAATGCAGTACTTGCCGGAACGCTAGAAATATCTGCCCATTGATTCTGTATGGGTTTATAATCTACATATTTCCATAAAAAATCTTGAAAGCTTCCATGCTGTTCTTGTACTTTATAGTATGCCTTCGCATTCCCAATGACAGATTTAATTTTAAGGCGGTTACGAATGACCCCTGTATTTTGCATAAGTTCTTCAATTTTGTTCTCATCATAGTTAATGAGTATAGCAGGGTCAAAATTATCAAAAGCGGAACGTAAGGATTCTCTTTTGGAAAGAATAGTAGACCAGCTTAAGCCGGCTTGCATACCCTCCAAAATAAGCATTTCAAATAATTTTCTATCATCATAAAGAGGAACACCCCATTCCGTATCATGGTATTGTTTTTCTAATTCATTTTGTTCTGCCCAGTCACAACGTTTATAGTGTTTTGTTTCCATATAGTATATCCTTATCCCTTCTAGTTGCATTTAATTTACTAATCTAAAAAATTGTCCGGTTTCCATTATTTTTTACCTGAAATCAGAGTTCCATTCTGTTTTGTGGAACCAGTATAACATATATGGAGAAAAAAAGGAATCAGGTAATATGTCTGTGTTGGCATTGCTATTTTTAGTACTTGCATGAATAGCGAGGTATTTGTTACAATATTACTAGTTAGATAATTCTAACATTGAGAAGCGGCTAGAAATCGGAAAAATTAAAATTATATTGATATGTACGTGCGAAATACATATTGCACTGGTGCTTTAGTACATGCACACAGATAGGAGTTAGAATGAACCATGAAATAGCAGAGATATTAATCTGGGATTCTGTAAATATAAAAGTGTTGGATGTCAGAAGAAGAGAGGTGAATCGGGAAGAGGAGCTTAATTCTTATGTATTACCGACTTCAGGATTTATATTTACAACAGGAAGAGTACAGCTGTCTTTGGATGATGTACCATATGAAACAAATCGCTTTAGTATCTTTCATGGAAGAAAGGACACTAGGCTTTCTATTTTGGCAGGAGATGATACCATAGAATATTTTATAGTACTGTACCGTTCGGGAACGCAGAGAAGTGAGCGAGTGGTACAATCACCTAATGAATCTGAGACAAATCCTTTTAGGAAAACATATGGTTTTACACCAGAGAATCCAATTTTTTATCTAGAACTATTAAGAAGGATGCATACCCGCTGGCAGACAGGTGAACCACTAGACCGATTTTATGTAAAGGGTGCATTTTATCAGCTTGTATATGAAATCTATGAAGTCATAACCTCCAAAAAACTTGGGGCACTACAACCAGATATAGTTCTTATGTGTCAAAGTTATATGAAGAATCACTATCTGGAGGTAATATCCATCAAGACATTAGCAGATAATCTTAATATAAGTTATAGCCAGTTAATCAGGAATTTTAAAAAAAAGACGGGGCAGAGTCCCCAAGAGTATCTTACTGGAATTAAGATAGAATCCGCCTGTGATTATTTGGGGAAAACAAACATTCCAATGAAAGATATCGCGAATTCCTGTGGATTTTACGATGAATATCATTTTAGTAATTTATTTAAAAAACATATGGGAATATCACCAACTAAATACCGTAAGAAAGTTACATCAACTATGAAAGATACATCCATTGCTGATAAGAGGGATAGTTCCTATAATGAGGAAGGATATAAAAATTTGATTAATCTAACTTATGAAAAAGGAGAGATTACCATGAAGAGAAAAATGAAGCAGCATGCAGCTTTTGCAGCGGCGTTAAGTCTTGTATTATTGATGGGCGGTTGCAGTGCTCCGGCTGGGGAGACGAATAGTCAAAGGGAGACTTCTGTGCAGCAGGAACAAGAAAATAACGCAGAGGCAGATACAGCGGAAACAAAGGTGGTAGAAACCTTAAAAGGGGATGTCGAGGTACCATTGAATCCGCAGAGGATTGTTATAGGTTTTTTTCAGGGGGATTTACTGAAATTAGGCATTAAGCCGGTTGGCTCTTCTTTTAACGATGATGCGGTATTTGAAGGGGAGCTGTCAGATGTCACAGTAGTTGACCCCTGGGGACTGGATGCAGAACAAGTGATGTCTTTAGAACCTGACTTAATTATCTGGAATAACCCGGATGAATATGATACTCTAAGCAAGATAGCACCTACCGTAGTAATGGATTATTATTCTATGACAGTTGATGAACGGGTTACTTTTCTTGGGGAGCTGGTTGGTCGGAAAGAACGGGCTGAAACAGCATTGAAAGAGTTTCATGATAAAGTAGAAGCTGGTATCAAAACTATATCAGATAATGGTTTACAGAATGAGACGGTCATCCTTTTAGAAAATCAAGCAGCGGGTTCTCTTAGAGCCTTTGGAGATAATTATGGCAGAGGCGGAGAACTTATCTATCAATACTTGGGATTGAAAGCTCCACAAAGAATCATAGATGAGGTTATTCGTGTACCTGAAACTAATTTTATTGATATTTCTTATGAAGCATTGCCTCAG
The nucleotide sequence above comes from Anaerocolumna cellulosilytica. Encoded proteins:
- a CDS encoding AraC family transcriptional regulator, producing MLTVVGYYDWQSNEKSVSEEEFFVHCCGRYKLVRTERFQTERPQGAANYQLIYIADGSARFMMDGKLYTLEKGNCILYRPGEAQYYYYHLEEHPDIYWVHFSCHEGCALLEQLNFQEGNIYNVGIHNSYIHLFDNIIQELQLKQPFCEEQLKLMIQQLLLKMGRNRMIQNNLFENYNKEVEEAIRLFHLAPEKDYTIKEFTRERGLNYYRFIDTFTKYVGMSPRQYIINIRMTTAKELLTNSLFQISEVAQLTGYDNPLYFSRLFKKTWGVSPTEYRNISGKA
- a CDS encoding AraC family transcriptional regulator, with the translated sequence MSLSVDNPDILLYNPDIMKEYSLLEFAGIDFPFQMDKGMHTRPCSGHSHNFIELEIIIGGSADHIVEGKTYHISKGDVLVIMPSYVHELAQVDHLKLFNFKFDLDKLLLMDTDLEKLSGFQALFVLQPFEKYQHDYNSFMKLDELKYQQALQLCEFLLEEWLEKKPGYKVVIKAYFLTLITFLARNFSPNITSSSLKLPEFLHTLTYIHENYTEKITLSLLSSMACLSERQYTRIFHDICSMSPIEYVINCRLALACRQLKYTKDSLQEISIKCGFGDKVSFSRLFKKRYGITPGKYRIL
- a CDS encoding alpha-L-fucosidase — encoded protein: MEVSMDKLQYLQEIEEVIKEGKFKDTWESLSGYRIPEWYRKAKFGIFIHWGIYSVPAFGSEWYSRNMYIEGSKEFEHHIKTYGEHKKFGYKDFIPMFQAQHFKAEEWAELFEKSGARYVVPVAEHHDGFQMYKSELSRYNAAEMGPKKDILGELKLEFEKHNLTLCASSHRVEHWFFMGHGKEFESDIKEPLVCGDFYWPAMPEPNHHDLFSTAPTKEFLEDWLLRTCELVDCYKPKLVYFDWWIQHEAVKPYLKKFAAYYYNRAIEWGMEVVINYKHDAFMFGCAVVDIERGQFAEQKPYYWQTDTAVARNSWCYTENNTYKTAREIICDLVDIVSKNGNLLLNIGPRADGTIPKEDKSILLEIGEWLAVNGEAIYDSNIWRIAGEGPTVIEEGQFTDSKSKVFTSRDIRFTVKGSYLYAFVLKYPKDGIVTIEALGDKDAARLPHFHGIIRGIEILGTSSKPEWKRTTDGLIIYGDIINTDKPVVMRILID
- a CDS encoding DNA-3-methyladenine glycosylase I, yielding METKHYKRCDWAEQNELEKQYHDTEWGVPLYDDRKLFEMLILEGMQAGLSWSTILSKRESLRSAFDNFDPAILINYDENKIEELMQNTGVIRNRLKIKSVIGNAKAYYKVQEQHGSFQDFLWKYVDYKPIQNQWADISSVPASTALSDTISRDLKKLGFKFVGTTIIYAFMQAVGIVNDHLTCCYLHNR
- a CDS encoding AraC family transcriptional regulator, which codes for MNHEIAEILIWDSVNIKVLDVRRREVNREEELNSYVLPTSGFIFTTGRVQLSLDDVPYETNRFSIFHGRKDTRLSILAGDDTIEYFIVLYRSGTQRSERVVQSPNESETNPFRKTYGFTPENPIFYLELLRRMHTRWQTGEPLDRFYVKGAFYQLVYEIYEVITSKKLGALQPDIVLMCQSYMKNHYLEVISIKTLADNLNISYSQLIRNFKKKTGQSPQEYLTGIKIESACDYLGKTNIPMKDIANSCGFYDEYHFSNLFKKHMGISPTKYRKKVTSTMKDTSIADKRDSSYNEEGYKNLINLTYEKGEITMKRKMKQHAAFAAALSLVLLMGGCSAPAGETNSQRETSVQQEQENNAEADTAETKVVETLKGDVEVPLNPQRIVIGFFQGDLLKLGIKPVGSSFNDDAVFEGELSDVTVVDPWGLDAEQVMSLEPDLIIWNNPDEYDTLSKIAPTVVMDYYSMTVDERVTFLGELVGRKERAETALKEFHDKVEAGIKTISDNGLQNETVILLENQAAGSLRAFGDNYGRGGELIYQYLGLKAPQRIIDEVIRVPETNFIDISYEALPQYSADFIFSDERIVELEDNTVWKSLQAVKEDRLIQTNSGMFWFSDITSMNAQLDFILENLLAAAK